A single Syntrophomonadaceae bacterium DNA region contains:
- a CDS encoding rubrerythrin family protein, giving the protein MKTQENLMYAFAGESQANRKYLAFGKKAETEGFKNVGRLFKAIAEAETIHALKHLEITGKVKTTA; this is encoded by the coding sequence ATGAAAACACAAGAAAACTTAATGTACGCTTTTGCCGGTGAATCTCAAGCAAACCGCAAGTACCTTGCCTTTGGTAAAAAGGCTGAAACCGAGGGTTTTAAAAATGTTGGCAGGCTGTTTAAAGCAATTGCGGAGGCTGAGACCATTCATGCACTGAAACACCTGGAAATTACAGGCAAGGTAAAAACCACAGCG